One stretch of Streptomyces sp. A2-16 DNA includes these proteins:
- a CDS encoding LuxR family transcriptional regulator, whose translation MLSHHQIAAATRIGMLTRERDTASACDQALRELARALPLDAATLLAIDPPSGAHVQIAGIGYTAEVSDALAAEFVTTPWYRNVVGRELPPSISEDAEDPEELGPRFRQGWFYAERVRPAGFRDGITGALRHRDRLVGLVHLNTESAGAYDLEARRLLASVIPALGALADPLTRAGDAHGVPERGAACLVTAGATIGLPGRDRARVPADPEFQGLLRAFADTGGHRLRLLWPVEGVWYRVTLHRHRRAAAFTADAVLVHETRTELPYGLSPRELEVLTRAATGQTNQAIAQALFLSPRTVHSHIEHLLRKTGAASRAEATALAVRDGLLRPAPDHLAFFVEGER comes from the coding sequence ATGCTCAGCCACCACCAGATCGCGGCGGCCACCCGTATCGGCATGCTCACCCGCGAACGCGACACCGCGTCCGCCTGCGACCAGGCGCTGCGGGAGCTCGCCCGCGCTCTGCCGCTCGACGCGGCGACCCTGCTCGCGATCGACCCACCGAGCGGGGCCCATGTGCAGATCGCGGGCATCGGCTACACCGCGGAGGTCTCCGACGCCCTGGCCGCGGAGTTCGTCACGACCCCGTGGTACCGCAATGTCGTGGGGCGGGAGCTGCCGCCGTCCATCTCCGAGGACGCCGAGGACCCGGAGGAGCTCGGGCCCCGGTTCCGCCAGGGCTGGTTCTACGCCGAGCGGGTCCGGCCGGCGGGTTTCCGCGACGGGATCACCGGAGCACTGCGCCACCGCGACCGGCTCGTCGGCCTGGTCCACCTCAACACGGAGAGCGCCGGCGCCTACGACCTCGAGGCGCGCCGACTGCTCGCCTCCGTCATCCCGGCCCTCGGCGCGCTGGCCGACCCCCTGACCCGCGCCGGTGACGCGCACGGCGTGCCGGAGCGGGGTGCGGCCTGCCTCGTGACCGCCGGCGCGACGATCGGCCTGCCCGGCCGCGACCGTGCCCGGGTGCCGGCGGACCCGGAGTTCCAGGGCCTGCTGCGGGCCTTCGCCGACACGGGCGGCCATCGGCTGCGGCTGCTGTGGCCGGTCGAGGGCGTCTGGTACCGGGTCACCCTGCACCGGCACCGCCGTGCCGCGGCCTTCACGGCGGACGCGGTGCTGGTGCACGAGACGCGCACCGAGCTGCCGTACGGGCTCAGTCCCCGGGAGCTGGAGGTGCTCACCCGGGCGGCGACCGGCCAGACCAACCAGGCCATAGCGCAGGCCCTGTTCCTCTCCCCGCGGACCGTGCACAGCCACATCGAGCACCTGCTGCGCAAGACCGGTGCCGCCTCCCGCGCCGAGGCCACGGCTCTCGCGGTCCGCGACGGCCTGCTGCGTCCGGCACCGGACCACCTCGCCTTCTTCGTCGAGGGCGAGAGATGA
- a CDS encoding universal stress protein, which translates to MPPPVIAGVDGSAESLAAAEWAARESVRRERSLRLVHVWSWHPRQDGEPATAAQRLMARRALRQAEERIGRGCPEARLEEEQVEGPATAALLRAAEQADVLVLGSRGLSAFTGLLVGSVALGVVARAVRPVVLVRAAGEAAGAYVPAGPERSGRRDVVLGLDLADPCDEVIDFAFEAARDRGSRLRAVHAWQPPAPFALGPGEIGLIEEPWRAAEWRDFMAAVLRPWRDKYPGVEVVETLTEGRPASPLIRAASGASLLVVGRRITQGPALARTGPVAHAVIHHAGCPVAVVPHE; encoded by the coding sequence ATGCCCCCGCCCGTCATCGCCGGAGTCGACGGATCGGCCGAGAGCCTCGCGGCGGCCGAGTGGGCCGCCCGCGAGTCCGTACGGCGCGAGCGGTCGCTGCGGCTGGTGCACGTCTGGAGCTGGCATCCCCGCCAGGACGGTGAGCCCGCCACCGCGGCCCAGCGTCTGATGGCGCGCCGGGCCCTGCGACAGGCCGAGGAACGCATCGGCCGCGGCTGCCCGGAGGCGCGTCTCGAGGAGGAGCAGGTCGAAGGGCCCGCCACCGCGGCCCTGTTGCGGGCCGCCGAACAGGCGGACGTGCTGGTGCTGGGTTCGCGAGGGCTGAGCGCCTTCACGGGACTCCTGGTGGGCTCGGTCGCCCTCGGCGTCGTCGCACGGGCCGTCCGGCCCGTCGTCCTCGTCAGGGCGGCGGGGGAGGCCGCGGGCGCGTACGTGCCCGCCGGGCCCGAGCGGAGCGGTCGGCGGGACGTGGTGCTGGGGCTCGACCTGGCGGACCCGTGCGACGAGGTGATCGACTTCGCCTTCGAGGCCGCACGGGATCGCGGGAGCCGGCTGCGGGCGGTCCACGCCTGGCAGCCGCCCGCGCCGTTCGCACTCGGTCCGGGGGAGATCGGTCTGATCGAGGAGCCGTGGCGCGCCGCCGAGTGGCGGGATTTCATGGCCGCCGTCCTGCGGCCCTGGCGCGACAAGTACCCCGGCGTCGAAGTCGTCGAGACCCTCACCGAGGGCCGGCCCGCCTCTCCTCTGATCCGCGCGGCCTCCGGAGCGAGCCTGCTCGTCGTGGGCCGCCGGATCACCCAGGGCCCGGCGCTCGCCCGTACCGGCCCCGTCGCACACGCAGTCATCCACCACGCCGGCTGCCCCGTGGCCGTCGTACCCCATGAGTGA
- a CDS encoding 4Fe-4S dicluster domain-containing protein: MTTAVDTAVLDRDGLGSLVDALVADGRTVVGPTVRDGAVVLAELASADELPYGWGVELDAGRYRLVPRDDGAVFAHSAGPQSWKSYLHPAREQLWSADRTPEGDVSFERHTPEAPAYAFLGVRPCDLRAIAIQDRVLTGGRYADDGYGARRRRALLIAAECTEPGATCFCVSTGGGPAADPGYDLALTEVVDDDGHRFFVRVGSEEGARLLEHVPHRDADMVTEAVARASVDSARDRMGRALPPVDLRALLGASLEAERWDDVAERCLTCGNCTLVCPTCFCTTTEEVTDLTGDHTERWQRWDSCFDLDFSFLHEGPVRPSGRARYRQWLTHKLSTWYDQFDSSGCVGCGRCIAWCPVGIDITEEVAALHFESESETEA; encoded by the coding sequence ATGACCACCGCCGTCGACACCGCCGTACTGGACCGGGACGGACTCGGTTCTCTGGTCGACGCTCTCGTCGCCGACGGGCGGACCGTCGTCGGGCCGACCGTCCGGGACGGAGCCGTCGTGCTCGCCGAACTGGCGTCCGCGGACGAACTGCCCTACGGGTGGGGCGTCGAGCTGGACGCCGGGCGGTACCGGCTGGTCCCCCGTGACGACGGGGCCGTCTTCGCGCACAGTGCGGGGCCGCAGTCCTGGAAGTCGTATCTGCATCCGGCGCGCGAGCAGCTGTGGAGCGCCGACCGTACGCCGGAGGGTGACGTGTCCTTCGAGCGGCACACGCCCGAGGCGCCGGCCTACGCATTCCTCGGGGTTCGGCCCTGCGACCTGCGGGCCATCGCGATCCAGGACCGTGTCCTGACCGGCGGACGGTACGCGGACGACGGGTACGGCGCCCGCAGGCGGCGCGCGCTACTCATCGCCGCCGAGTGCACCGAGCCCGGCGCGACCTGCTTCTGTGTCTCCACGGGCGGCGGCCCCGCGGCCGACCCCGGATACGACCTGGCCCTCACCGAGGTCGTCGACGACGACGGCCACCGGTTCTTCGTGCGGGTCGGCAGCGAGGAGGGCGCACGGCTGCTGGAGCACGTGCCCCACCGCGATGCGGACATGGTCACCGAGGCGGTCGCGCGTGCTTCGGTCGACTCCGCCCGTGACCGTATGGGCCGTGCGCTGCCGCCGGTCGACCTGCGCGCGCTCCTGGGCGCGAGCCTGGAGGCCGAGCGCTGGGACGACGTCGCCGAGCGCTGTCTGACCTGCGGCAACTGCACGCTGGTCTGTCCCACCTGCTTCTGCACCACGACCGAGGAGGTCACCGACCTCACCGGCGACCACACCGAGCGCTGGCAGCGCTGGGACTCGTGCTTCGACCTGGACTTCTCGTTCCTGCACGAAGGGCCGGTGCGCCCCTCGGGGCGGGCCCGCTACCGGCAGTGGCTCACCCACAAGCTCTCCACCTGGTACGACCAGTTCGACAGCTCCGGATGTGTCGGCTGCGGTCGGTGCATCGCCTGGTGCCCGGTCGGCATCGACATCACGGAGGAAGTCGCCGCCCTGCACTTCGAGTCCGAGTCCGAGACGGAGGCATGA
- the hypF gene encoding carbamoyltransferase HypF — protein MNARRFEVYGTVQGVGFRPFVYRTAAELGLTGWVANVNGHVEGEVAGPAGLIETFADRLRSDAPALAQVRRIRLTEGTRASYGEGFRVRHSVPASSDPAAREIPPDAAICDACLSEMRDPGDRRHRYPFVNCTDCGPRATIIDDLPYDRIRTTMRAFALCRDCAAEYADPHDRRFHAEPVACPACGPRLAWQDLRGEEALGAAVATIAAGGIVALKGLGGYQLVCDAGDPRAVAELRRRKHRPAKPFAVMVDGLRTASRLAVIGATEERALTSPERPVVLLARRRSRGARRLAPQVHPGLTRVGLFLPTTGLHHLLLDDLARPLVVTSGNLSDEPIAVDDTEARRALSGVADGFLTHDRPIRARYDDSVVQFTGRTRITVRRARGLAPAPLPLRVREPVAGAGAQLKHTFTLAADGRAVLGPHTGDLSDLASHEAFQASYRHLRHLTGIEPRVLAHDLHPGYLSTQWARAQPLRRVAVQHHHAHVAACAAEHGVRGPFLGIAYDGLGLGDDGTLWGGEILVADLTGYRRVGRFATAPLPGGDAAVRHPSRTALGQLLGGEALGSPRPYPWLTRPFTDRLDPHEVTAVTAMVAGNVNCPRASSAGRLFDTVASLLGLADRVGYEGEAAVLLEAAAGDTHAVPLAHRLVRVDGLWVYDPAPTLADLLARQLGGEPVALLAAAFHLTLAIVTSDLAAHAVAEGAPRTVCLGGGCFVNRRLLTEVRRRLRAQGLRVLVGGQVPVGDGGISYGQAAVAAARLTGKE, from the coding sequence GTGAACGCGCGGCGCTTCGAGGTGTACGGCACCGTCCAGGGTGTCGGCTTCCGTCCCTTCGTGTACCGCACCGCGGCCGAGCTGGGACTGACCGGCTGGGTGGCCAACGTCAACGGTCACGTGGAGGGCGAGGTCGCCGGGCCCGCCGGCCTCATCGAGACGTTCGCCGACCGGCTGCGGTCCGATGCTCCGGCCCTGGCCCAGGTGCGCCGGATCCGGCTGACCGAGGGCACCCGGGCGTCGTACGGCGAAGGGTTCCGGGTGCGCCACAGCGTGCCCGCCTCCTCGGACCCGGCCGCGCGCGAGATCCCGCCCGACGCCGCGATCTGCGACGCCTGCCTGAGCGAGATGCGGGACCCGGGCGACCGCAGACACCGCTATCCGTTCGTCAACTGCACCGACTGCGGCCCCCGCGCCACGATCATCGACGACCTGCCCTACGACCGGATCCGCACCACGATGCGGGCGTTCGCGCTGTGCCGCGACTGTGCCGCCGAGTACGCCGATCCCCACGACCGGCGGTTCCACGCCGAACCCGTGGCCTGTCCGGCCTGCGGCCCCCGGCTCGCGTGGCAGGACCTGCGCGGCGAGGAGGCACTGGGGGCGGCGGTGGCGACGATCGCCGCCGGCGGGATCGTCGCCCTGAAGGGCCTGGGCGGCTACCAGCTGGTGTGCGACGCCGGTGATCCGCGCGCCGTGGCCGAGCTGAGGCGCCGCAAGCACCGTCCGGCGAAGCCGTTCGCCGTGATGGTCGACGGGCTGCGCACCGCGTCGCGCCTGGCCGTGATCGGCGCGACGGAGGAGCGCGCCCTGACGTCCCCGGAGCGTCCCGTCGTGCTCCTGGCCCGCCGCCGTTCGCGCGGGGCTCGCCGGCTCGCCCCGCAGGTTCACCCCGGTCTCACGCGCGTCGGCCTGTTCCTGCCGACCACGGGTCTGCACCACCTCCTCCTCGACGACCTGGCCCGGCCCCTCGTGGTCACCAGCGGCAATCTGAGCGACGAGCCCATCGCCGTGGACGACACCGAGGCCCGCCGCGCCCTGTCCGGTGTGGCCGACGGGTTCCTCACCCACGACCGCCCCATCCGGGCGCGCTACGACGACTCGGTGGTGCAGTTCACCGGCCGGACCCGCATCACCGTCCGCCGCGCCCGCGGCCTCGCCCCCGCGCCGCTGCCCCTGCGCGTGCGGGAGCCGGTCGCCGGGGCCGGGGCCCAGCTCAAGCACACCTTCACGCTGGCCGCGGACGGCCGTGCCGTGCTCGGTCCGCACACCGGTGACCTGTCCGACCTGGCGTCCCACGAGGCGTTCCAGGCGTCGTACCGGCATCTGCGGCACCTCACCGGCATCGAGCCGCGCGTCCTGGCGCACGATCTCCACCCCGGCTACCTGTCCACGCAGTGGGCCCGGGCGCAGCCGCTGCGCCGTGTCGCCGTGCAGCACCACCACGCCCACGTGGCCGCGTGCGCGGCCGAGCACGGGGTGCGCGGTCCCTTCCTCGGCATCGCCTACGACGGGCTCGGGCTCGGGGACGACGGCACCCTGTGGGGCGGCGAGATCCTCGTCGCCGATCTGACGGGCTACCGCCGGGTGGGCCGGTTCGCGACCGCGCCCCTGCCCGGCGGCGACGCGGCGGTCCGCCACCCCTCCCGCACCGCCCTCGGCCAGTTGCTCGGCGGCGAGGCGCTGGGCTCACCCCGGCCCTACCCGTGGCTGACCCGCCCCTTCACCGACCGGCTCGACCCGCACGAGGTCACCGCCGTGACCGCCATGGTCGCCGGGAACGTCAACTGCCCCCGTGCCTCCAGCGCCGGACGGCTCTTCGACACGGTGGCATCCCTGCTCGGCCTCGCCGACCGCGTCGGCTACGAGGGCGAGGCGGCCGTCCTGCTCGAGGCGGCGGCCGGTGACACGCACGCCGTGCCGCTCGCCCACCGGCTGGTGCGGGTGGACGGGCTGTGGGTGTACGACCCGGCCCCGACCCTCGCCGACCTGCTGGCGCGACAGCTCGGCGGGGAGCCGGTCGCCCTGCTGGCCGCGGCCTTCCATCTGACCCTGGCGATCGTCACCTCGGACCTGGCCGCCCACGCGGTCGCCGAGGGCGCGCCGCGCACCGTGTGCCTGGGCGGAGGCTGCTTCGTCAACCGGCGGCTGCTGACCGAGGTCCGGCGCCGGCTGCGGGCGCAGGGGCTGCGGGTGCTGGTCGGCGGCCAGGTGCCCGTGGGGGACGGCGGCATCAGCTACGGCCAGGCGGCGGTCGCGGCCGCGCGGCTGACCGGGAAGGAGTGA
- a CDS encoding sugar ABC transporter substrate-binding protein — MTSRRSVTVPSASRRQFLAYSGAAVAATALTAAGCSAPAASTSAAPSGRASTGARPTRIGLDYPFTQLPLYSTLVKLSTAAGKKHGVSLLTTNDAANADTQATNLNTWVARKVPAIVSFPMVFEATEAIAEAALDAGLIWVTYGGTLEHQSADIRFSFREGGTLLGTAAAKWAEDALGGKGKVAFLTDSTIELGRERTKGMIDAFTELAPGVDVVAREQAIDPDTGLAKTNAILAKHPDLNLVLGVTDAAAYGGFKALQQTGRKKDDAKTFVGGQDGAVPSLLAIKQGTFYRASAALAPDDIANAVVEVPLAVAAGKADPGAQVPVSLVGPGDTAAIDALLAQNS; from the coding sequence ATGACCTCACGCCGGTCCGTCACCGTCCCCTCGGCCTCGCGCAGACAGTTCCTCGCCTACTCCGGCGCCGCCGTCGCGGCCACCGCGCTCACCGCGGCCGGCTGCTCGGCACCGGCCGCCTCGACCTCGGCCGCCCCCTCGGGTCGAGCCTCGACGGGCGCCCGCCCGACGAGGATCGGACTGGACTACCCGTTCACCCAGCTCCCGCTCTACAGCACCCTCGTCAAGCTCTCCACCGCCGCCGGGAAGAAGCACGGCGTCTCCCTGCTGACCACCAACGACGCGGCGAACGCCGACACCCAGGCCACCAACCTCAACACCTGGGTGGCCCGCAAGGTGCCCGCGATCGTGTCCTTCCCCATGGTGTTCGAAGCCACCGAGGCGATCGCCGAGGCCGCCCTCGACGCCGGTCTGATCTGGGTGACCTACGGCGGCACGCTGGAGCACCAGAGCGCCGACATCCGGTTCAGCTTCCGCGAGGGCGGCACCCTGCTCGGCACGGCGGCCGCCAAGTGGGCCGAGGACGCGCTCGGCGGAAAGGGCAAGGTCGCCTTCCTCACCGACAGCACCATCGAACTGGGCCGCGAACGCACCAAGGGCATGATCGACGCGTTCACCGAGCTCGCACCCGGAGTCGACGTGGTCGCCCGGGAGCAGGCCATCGACCCCGACACCGGACTCGCCAAGACCAACGCGATCCTCGCCAAGCACCCCGACCTGAACCTCGTCCTCGGCGTCACGGACGCCGCGGCGTACGGCGGGTTCAAGGCGCTCCAGCAGACGGGCCGGAAGAAGGACGACGCGAAGACCTTCGTCGGCGGGCAGGACGGCGCCGTGCCCTCCCTCCTCGCCATCAAGCAGGGCACCTTCTACCGGGCCTCGGCCGCCCTCGCACCGGACGACATCGCGAACGCCGTCGTCGAGGTGCCCCTCGCGGTCGCCGCGGGCAAGGCGGACCCCGGCGCACAGGTCCCGGTCTCCCTCGTCGGCCCCGGTGACACCGCGGCCATCGACGCCCTGCTCGCCCAGAACTCCTAG
- a CDS encoding HypC/HybG/HupF family hydrogenase formation chaperone — protein sequence MCLGIPGLVLEVHDDAGLRMATVDFGGIRREACLSCTPEADVGSYVIVHVGFAITLVDEAEARRTLEVLRAMAGAVEGELGVPLPSADGRAAVDPVD from the coding sequence ATGTGTCTGGGGATCCCGGGGCTGGTGCTGGAGGTCCACGACGACGCCGGGCTGCGGATGGCGACCGTGGACTTCGGGGGGATACGGCGCGAGGCGTGCCTGAGCTGTACGCCGGAGGCGGATGTCGGTTCGTACGTGATCGTGCACGTGGGGTTCGCCATCACGCTGGTCGACGAGGCGGAGGCCAGGCGGACGCTCGAGGTGCTGCGGGCGATGGCGGGGGCGGTGGAGGGGGAACTGGGCGTGCCGTTGCCGTCCGCCGACGGGCGGGCCGCGGTCGACCCGGTCGACTGA
- the ppdK gene encoding pyruvate, phosphate dikinase — MSTPTKYVYTFAEGSREMAGLLGGKGAGLAEMTRLGLPVPPGFTVTTEACKVYLATGEEPPELGVEAARALAGLEQAMGRTLGAAADPLLVSVRSGARFSMPGMMDTILDIGLNDETVAGFAKVTGDERSAWDSYRRLVQMFGHTVMGVDGDLFEEAIAAHRTALAAATDHDLPATELVVLVEEFKELIRRETGEDFPQDPADQLARAVRAVFDSWNGERARVYRHREHIPEDLGTAVNVQAMVFGNLGPDSGTGVAFTRDPATGERGLYGDYLPDAQGEDVVAGVRDALPISEMKRLDPRSYIELGDHLRTLEGHYRDLCDVEFTVERGRLWILQTRVGKRTAEAAFRIAHDLQEEGAVTADEALVRVSGAELTRLMFPRFVADATDAPLAHGISASPGAAVGAVVFDSAEAVRRAAAGEQVVLVRRETTPDDLPGMIAAQAVLTSRGGKTSHAAVVARGMGKVCVCGAEDLAVDPVARRFTTPSGTVVHEGDTVSVDGTAGTVHLGALPLTASDVGRALESGTGEGALTEAVLGALAHADAVRRLEVRANADTPEDAVRARALGAQGIGLCRTEHMFLGERRALIEAMILARDDTAREEALDALLPLQRADFTAILEAMDGLPVTIRLIDPPLHEFLPDRTELAVRLAQAVHPDLHDRELLDAVERMHEQNPMLGLRGVRLGLAVPGLMAMQVRAIAEAVVRRLRDGGRPRAEIMIPLVGTVEELRLARAETERVLAEVAAETGTPLDCPIGTMIELPRAALTAARIAEAADFFSFGTNDLTQTTWGLSRDDAEASFFPLYLEKGVFEVSPFESIDQEGVGRLVEFAVTAAHEVDPGLETGVCGEHGGDPQSIHFFHRAGLNYVSCSPFRIPSARLEAGRAALTDTTDTSETR; from the coding sequence ATGAGCACGCCGACCAAGTACGTGTACACGTTCGCCGAGGGCAGCCGGGAGATGGCCGGTCTGCTGGGCGGCAAGGGCGCCGGCCTCGCCGAGATGACCCGGCTGGGGCTGCCCGTGCCGCCCGGATTCACGGTCACGACCGAGGCCTGCAAGGTCTATCTGGCCACCGGCGAGGAGCCCCCCGAGCTGGGTGTCGAGGCAGCCCGTGCCCTGGCAGGACTGGAACAGGCCATGGGCCGCACCCTCGGCGCCGCCGCTGATCCGCTGCTGGTGTCCGTCCGCTCGGGCGCCCGTTTCTCGATGCCCGGCATGATGGACACGATCCTCGACATCGGCCTGAACGACGAGACCGTCGCCGGGTTCGCCAAGGTGACGGGCGACGAACGCTCCGCCTGGGACTCCTACCGGCGCCTTGTGCAGATGTTCGGCCACACGGTGATGGGCGTGGACGGCGACCTCTTCGAGGAAGCCATCGCCGCACACCGGACGGCGCTGGCAGCGGCCACCGACCACGACCTCCCCGCCACCGAACTCGTCGTGCTGGTGGAGGAGTTCAAGGAGCTGATCCGCAGGGAGACCGGAGAGGACTTCCCCCAGGACCCGGCCGATCAGCTCGCCCGCGCCGTCCGTGCCGTCTTCGACTCCTGGAACGGTGAGCGCGCCCGCGTCTACCGTCACCGCGAGCACATTCCCGAGGACCTCGGTACGGCCGTCAACGTGCAGGCCATGGTCTTCGGCAACCTCGGCCCGGACTCCGGCACCGGAGTCGCCTTCACCCGTGACCCCGCCACCGGCGAACGCGGACTGTACGGCGACTACCTGCCGGACGCCCAGGGCGAGGACGTCGTCGCGGGCGTGCGTGACGCGCTGCCGATCAGCGAGATGAAGAGGCTCGACCCCCGCTCCTACATCGAACTGGGCGACCACCTGCGGACGTTGGAGGGCCACTACCGGGACCTGTGCGACGTCGAGTTCACCGTCGAACGCGGGCGGCTGTGGATCCTGCAGACCCGTGTCGGCAAGCGCACCGCCGAGGCGGCCTTCCGCATCGCCCACGACCTTCAGGAGGAGGGCGCCGTCACGGCCGACGAGGCCCTCGTCCGGGTGAGCGGCGCCGAACTCACCCGGCTGATGTTCCCCCGCTTCGTCGCCGACGCCACCGACGCGCCCCTCGCCCACGGGATCTCCGCCTCGCCGGGTGCCGCCGTCGGCGCCGTCGTCTTCGACTCCGCCGAGGCCGTACGGCGGGCCGCCGCCGGTGAACAGGTGGTCCTGGTCCGCCGTGAGACGACCCCCGACGACCTGCCCGGCATGATCGCCGCCCAGGCGGTGCTGACCAGCCGGGGCGGCAAGACCAGCCACGCGGCCGTCGTCGCGCGCGGCATGGGCAAGGTGTGCGTGTGCGGGGCGGAGGACCTCGCCGTCGACCCCGTCGCCCGCCGGTTCACCACCCCCTCCGGCACCGTGGTCCACGAGGGCGACACGGTCTCCGTCGACGGCACCGCGGGCACCGTCCATCTCGGGGCGCTGCCGCTGACCGCCTCCGACGTCGGCCGCGCACTGGAGTCCGGCACGGGCGAGGGAGCCCTCACCGAGGCCGTCCTCGGCGCACTGGCGCACGCCGACGCGGTACGCCGTCTTGAGGTGCGCGCCAACGCCGACACACCCGAAGACGCCGTACGGGCAAGGGCGTTGGGCGCCCAGGGCATCGGACTGTGCCGCACCGAGCACATGTTCCTCGGCGAGCGCAGGGCCCTGATCGAGGCGATGATCCTGGCCCGCGACGACACCGCGCGCGAGGAGGCTCTGGACGCTCTCCTGCCGCTCCAGCGCGCGGACTTCACCGCCATCCTGGAGGCGATGGACGGCCTGCCCGTGACGATCCGGCTCATCGACCCGCCGCTGCACGAGTTCCTGCCCGACCGCACCGAACTCGCCGTCCGCCTGGCCCAGGCCGTTCACCCGGACCTCCACGACCGCGAACTCCTGGACGCCGTCGAGCGGATGCACGAGCAGAACCCCATGCTGGGCCTGCGCGGAGTGCGCCTGGGCCTCGCCGTGCCCGGGCTGATGGCCATGCAGGTGCGGGCGATCGCCGAGGCGGTCGTACGGCGTCTGCGGGACGGCGGCCGGCCGCGCGCCGAGATCATGATCCCGCTGGTCGGGACGGTCGAGGAACTCCGCCTGGCCCGCGCCGAGACCGAACGCGTGCTCGCCGAGGTCGCCGCCGAGACCGGCACACCACTGGACTGCCCGATCGGCACGATGATCGAACTGCCGCGCGCCGCGCTCACCGCGGCCCGTATCGCCGAGGCCGCCGACTTCTTCTCCTTCGGCACGAACGACCTGACGCAGACGACCTGGGGGCTGTCCCGCGACGACGCCGAGGCCTCCTTCTTCCCGCTCTATCTGGAGAAGGGCGTCTTCGAGGTCTCGCCCTTCGAGTCGATCGACCAGGAGGGAGTGGGCAGGCTGGTGGAGTTCGCGGTCACGGCGGCCCACGAGGTCGACCCGGGGCTGGAGACCGGCGTGTGCGGCGAGCACGGCGGCGACCCGCAATCCATCCACTTCTTCCACCGGGCCGGTCTGAACTACGTGTCCTGCTCGCCCTTCCGCATCCCGTCAGCCCGGCTCGAAGCCGGCCGTGCGGCTCTCACCGACACCACGGACACCAGCGAGACGAGGTGA
- a CDS encoding hydrogenase maturation protease has translation MRACRRIAVVGVGNEFRRDDGVGWAVVARLRERATRRSWPPDVVLATCDGDPARLIGLWEGVELAVVVDAAHAHPGTPGRVHRLELREAGLSGATTTSSHGLGLGEAVELARVLGLLPRELVVYAVEGADSDFGTGLSPAVAAAVEPLAEAVESDIARPRPAMSGSRP, from the coding sequence ATGAGGGCGTGTAGGCGGATCGCCGTCGTCGGCGTGGGCAACGAGTTCCGGCGCGACGACGGGGTGGGCTGGGCCGTCGTGGCCCGGCTGAGGGAAAGGGCCACGCGGCGGTCGTGGCCGCCTGACGTCGTGCTGGCCACCTGCGACGGGGATCCCGCACGGCTGATCGGCCTGTGGGAGGGCGTGGAGCTGGCCGTCGTCGTGGACGCGGCCCACGCCCACCCGGGCACACCGGGCCGGGTGCACCGCCTCGAGCTGCGCGAGGCCGGCCTGTCCGGAGCGACGACCACCAGTTCGCACGGCCTGGGTCTCGGTGAGGCCGTGGAGCTCGCGCGGGTGCTCGGACTCCTGCCGCGCGAACTGGTCGTGTACGCCGTGGAGGGCGCCGACAGCGACTTCGGCACCGGCCTGTCCCCCGCCGTGGCCGCCGCCGTGGAGCCGCTCGCCGAAGCCGTCGAGAGCGACATCGCCCGACCGCGGCCTGCTATGTCCGGGAGCCGGCCGTGA
- a CDS encoding cyclic nucleotide-binding domain-containing protein, whose protein sequence is MTPSIALRLTHALSPAHRERLLRVAHEVDLPPGARLFDEGGHADRFWIVREGTVALDLHVPGHRTPVIETVGTGDLVGWSWLFAPYVWQLGACTVTRVTAYEFDAVAVRLMCQDDAEFGRDVAVWLGRVLSQRLSAARTRLVDLYGAPAGGDGR, encoded by the coding sequence ATGACCCCCTCGATCGCCCTGCGCCTGACCCACGCGCTGTCCCCCGCGCACCGGGAGCGACTCCTGCGCGTGGCGCACGAAGTGGACCTCCCGCCGGGCGCCCGGCTCTTCGACGAGGGCGGGCACGCCGACCGGTTCTGGATCGTCCGCGAGGGCACGGTCGCCCTCGATCTCCACGTGCCCGGCCATCGCACACCCGTCATCGAGACGGTGGGCACCGGGGATCTCGTGGGCTGGTCGTGGCTCTTCGCGCCGTACGTCTGGCAGCTGGGCGCCTGCACGGTGACGCGGGTGACGGCCTACGAGTTCGACGCCGTGGCCGTGCGGCTGATGTGCCAGGACGACGCCGAGTTCGGCCGGGACGTCGCCGTGTGGCTCGGCCGGGTGCTGTCCCAGCGGCTGAGCGCGGCCCGGACCCGGCTGGTCGACCTGTACGGGGCTCCGGCGGGCGGTGACGGGCGATGA